From Nicotiana tabacum cultivar K326 chromosome 20, ASM71507v2, whole genome shotgun sequence, one genomic window encodes:
- the LOC107771939 gene encoding vignain-like has product MEMKKIFLVLFSLALVLRLGEAFDFQEKELETEESLWELYERWRSHHTVSRSLDEKHKRFNVFKANVHYVHDFNKKDKPYKLKLNKFADMTNHEFRSHYAGSKVKHYRALQGTPSGNGSFMYANVNNVPPSVDWRKKGAVTPVKDQGQCGSCWAFSTVVAVEGINQIKTNKLISLSEQELVDCDTRQNQGCNGGLMDLAFDFIKKKGGITTEDNYPYRAADGKCNIQKENSPAVSIDGHEDVPPNNEDALLKAAANQPIAVAIDASGSDFQFYSEGVYTGDCGTELDHGVAVVGYGTTVDGTKYWTVKNSWGAEWGEKGYIRMQRGIDAKEGLCGIAMEPSYPIKTSSNPIGSPATTYKDEL; this is encoded by the exons ATGGAAATGAAGAAgatctttcttgttcttttctCTTTAGCTCTGGTTCTTAGGCTCGGGGAGGCTTTCGATTTCCAAGAGAAGGAGTTGGAGACGGAGGAAAGCTTGTGGGAATTGTACGAGAGGTGGAGAAGCCATCACACAGTGTCAAGGAGCCTTGATGAGAAGCACAAGAGGTTCAATGTGTTCAAGGCCAATGTTCACTATGTTCATGACTTCAACAAGAAGGACAAGCCTTATAAGTTGAAACTTAACAAGTTTGCAGACATGACTAACCATGAATTCAGAAGCCATTATGCTGGTTCCAAGGTTAAGCATTACAGGGCACTCCAAGGAACTCCAAGTGGGAATGGAAGTTTCATGTATGCTAATGTGAACAATGTCCCTCCCTCTGTTGATTGGAGGAAGAAAGGCGCCGTAACTCCTGTCAAAGACCAAGGCCAGTGTG GAAGTTGCTGGGCATTTTCAACTGTGGTAGCAGTGGAGGGAATAAACCAAATTAAAACGAATAAATTAATTTCTCTATCAGAGCAAGAGCTTGTTGACTGTGACACTAGACAAAACCAAGGATGCAATGGAGGATTGATGGACTTGGCATTTGACTTCATCAAGAAAAAGGGAGGCATCACTACAGAGGATAACTATCCTTACAGAGCTGCAGACGGAAAGTGTAACATCCAAAAG GAGAATTCTCCTGCTGTATCAATCGACGGACATGAGGATGTTCCCCCTAATAACGAGGATGCATTGCTTAAAGCAGCTGCCAACCAGCCTATTGCTGTAGCAATAGACGCTTCAGGCTCTGATTTCCAGTTCTATTCTGAG GGGGTGTACACGGGAGATTGTGGGACTGAGCTAGACCATGGAGTGGCAGTTGTGGGCTATGGTACAACTGTTGATGGAACCAAATACTGGACTGTGAAGAACTCTTGGGGAGCTGAATGGGGAGAAAAAGGATACATTAGGATGCAGCGAGGAATTGATGCAAAAGAAGGATTGTGTGGTATAGCAATGGAACCCTCCTACCCAATCAAGACTTCAAGCAACCCTATAGGGTCTCCTGCAACAACATATAAGGATGAACTCTAG